In the genome of Coregonus clupeaformis isolate EN_2021a chromosome 1, ASM2061545v1, whole genome shotgun sequence, one region contains:
- the LOC121582791 gene encoding BRD4-interacting chromatin-remodeling complex-associated protein-like: MIQSSILTCTMGLCLSGRKQVCCRDRGLVSVQGSPPLLLWTHRWALGPLPPSITVESSLGLAHPRGCSGLACPNSTLCTQSTVRAYSVSPPLIPDTAPRRSQSTTPATLARRDPPAAPRVRILQQIELDHARVLDPDLSPFTSLEDAAHRLLPYHGFQTKLPTQEELWRVDEEFEAEATEVMM; the protein is encoded by the exons ATGATTCAATCCAGCATTTTGACATGTACAATGGGCCTTTGCCTGAGTGGAAGAAAGCAGGTCTGCTGCAGGGACAGGGGGTTGGTCTCAGTGCAGGGTTCACCCCCTCTTTTGTTGTGGACACACAGGTGGGCACTGGGTCCACTGCCCCCCTCCATAACAGTAGAATCCAGCCTGGGCCTAGCACATCCCAGGGGCTGTTCAGGCCTGGCATGCCCCAACTCAACACTGTGTACACAGTCAACAGTAAGGGCCTACAGCGTCTCTCCTCCACTGATACCAGACACAGCCCCCAGGAGGTCACAGTCAACCACACCAGCCACATTGGCCAGAAGAGACCCACCAGCAGCCCCCAGAGTTAGGATCCTCCAACAGATAGAGCTGGACCATGCCAGAGTCCTGGACCCAGACCTGTCCCCCTTCACCTCTCTGGAGGATGCTGCCCACCGCCTTCTACCTTACCATGGCTTCCAGACCAAGCTACCTACACAGGAGGAGCTATGGAGAG TGGATGAGGAGTTTGAAGCAGAGGCCACTGAGGTCATGATGTGA